One Qiania dongpingensis genomic window carries:
- the rd gene encoding rubredoxin encodes MKKYVCEPCGYVYDPEVGDPDSGIQPGTAFEDLPDDWVCPVCGVGKDSFVVEE; translated from the coding sequence ATGAAAAAATATGTATGCGAACCCTGCGGATATGTTTATGACCCCGAGGTAGGAGATCCTGACAGCGGGATTCAGCCTGGAACTGCTTTTGAAGATCTGCCGGATGATTGGGTATGCCCTGTCTGCGGAGTAGGAAAAGATTCCTTTGTAGTGGAAGAATAA
- a CDS encoding bacteriohemerythrin, whose translation MSIVFDKSLVTGSEMIDTQHQELIDRINKLVDSCAKGKEKNVAVQTLDFLMDYTVFHFSAEEKLQEESGYPDVKSHKEQHAQFAKAIEELREMLEEEEGPTDAFVAAVNKNISEWFVNHIQVWDKKVAQYVNK comes from the coding sequence ATGAGCATCGTATTTGACAAAAGCCTGGTCACAGGCAGTGAAATGATAGATACACAGCATCAGGAGCTGATCGACCGAATCAATAAACTGGTGGACAGCTGCGCGAAAGGAAAAGAGAAAAATGTGGCGGTACAGACACTGGATTTCCTGATGGATTACACAGTATTTCATTTTTCCGCGGAGGAAAAGCTGCAGGAGGAGTCGGGATATCCGGATGTCAAGAGCCATAAAGAACAGCATGCTCAATTTGCGAAGGCAATCGAAGAACTGAGAGAAATGCTGGAGGAAGAAGAAGGCCCCACCGATGCGTTTGTGGCGGCTGTGAATAAAAACATTTCGGAATGGTTCGTGAATCACATTCAGGTATGGGACAA